In Ruania zhangjianzhongii, the following proteins share a genomic window:
- a CDS encoding NUDIX domain-containing protein — protein MTGEEWVECRCGMRHWGAYGAAGLLLVDRVPAQQVVLQHRASWTHFGDSWGIPGGARHRGEDATAGALREAEEEAGIAAAHVQLLATRVLAHPDWSYTTALARVAGPVDPQVTDSESAQIEWVDLGAVPELPLLPAFADAWPELAAMAATTATLIVDAANVVGSRPDGWWRDRAGATTRLLAQLETWAGHGVAADLLDLPGQRWWPQIVLVTEGQARRVPAIEGGQVQVVAAERDGDTQIVAEVAERIAGAGTQAVCVVTADRELGQRIEALGARRIRPRALLDLLGRSAAR, from the coding sequence GTGACGGGTGAAGAGTGGGTCGAGTGCCGGTGCGGGATGCGGCACTGGGGTGCATACGGCGCTGCTGGCCTGCTCCTGGTGGACCGGGTGCCCGCGCAGCAGGTGGTGCTGCAGCACCGCGCCAGCTGGACCCACTTCGGCGACTCCTGGGGCATACCCGGCGGTGCCCGCCACCGGGGCGAGGACGCGACCGCCGGCGCGCTGCGCGAGGCCGAGGAGGAAGCCGGGATCGCGGCGGCCCACGTGCAGTTGCTGGCCACCCGCGTGCTGGCTCACCCGGACTGGAGCTACACCACTGCCCTGGCGCGAGTGGCCGGGCCGGTGGACCCGCAGGTCACCGACTCCGAGAGCGCCCAGATCGAGTGGGTGGACCTCGGCGCGGTTCCTGAGCTGCCGTTGCTTCCCGCGTTCGCCGACGCCTGGCCGGAGCTCGCGGCGATGGCCGCCACCACCGCCACCCTGATCGTCGATGCCGCGAACGTGGTGGGCTCGCGCCCGGACGGGTGGTGGCGCGACCGGGCCGGCGCCACCACCCGTCTGCTCGCACAGCTGGAGACCTGGGCCGGGCACGGAGTGGCCGCGGACCTGCTCGACCTCCCGGGGCAGCGGTGGTGGCCGCAGATCGTGCTGGTCACCGAGGGGCAGGCCCGGCGCGTCCCGGCGATCGAGGGCGGCCAGGTGCAGGTTGTGGCGGCCGAGCGCGACGGCGATACTCAGATCGTCGCCGAGGTCGCCGAGCGTATCGCGGGAGCGGGCACGCAGGCGGTCTGCGTCGTCACCGCCGATCGCGAGCTCGGCCAGCGCATCGAGGCACTCGGCGCTCGCCGCATCAGGCCCCGTGCGCTGCTGGACCTGCTGGGCCGGTCCGCCGCCAGGTAG
- a CDS encoding alpha-L-rhamnosidase, with translation MVSTQVSDVRVERRRDRAVADTPAPRLSWTISTTISGWNQTAAEVRLDEEQVVRLEGDQSVFVDWPFPPLAPHSRHVLEVRVFGPDGDVSSWSSPVEMQSGFLADGAWQAQFIELGNHTRQAQPGLLRTEVQIAKEVRAATLYATAHGLYQVSINGSDVDDSVLKPGWTSYQYRLEHEATDVTAMLTTGGNALGIRLAGGWFTEEYGFHGQARRVYGDQPAAAAQIHIAYTDGTEDLITTGAHWRGAALGKVERSGIYQGERIDARRALPGWDEPGFEDSDWSAVAVREVATVPEAAVAEPVRRTQELPVREVITTPAGRTVLDFGQNLVGWLRLRVRGPRGQEIVVRHAEVLEHGELGVRPLRHARATDEFVLSGGEDLFEPEFTFHGFRYAEIDGWPGECDPAAVTAVVVGSDMRRTGWFECSEPMVNRLHENVVWGMRGNFLSIPTDCPQRDERMGWTGDIQVFSPTAATLFDADAFLAAWLKDVAAEQAAAGGVCGFVVPQVLPDGDQPAAAWGDAATVVPTVLFERFADRRALADQYPSMRAWVDVLLELAGEEKLWEGMFQYGDWLDPDAPADRPGAAKVDSDIVASAHLVRSTRLVARAAAELGHDQDADRYGALAEEARGAWVRAYTTSEGRIVSDAQTAYAMAIAYELVDAELRTVMGHRLAQLVRESGYRMGTGFVGTPIIADALTTTGHPEVAGALLLQTDVPSWLYAVTMGATTIWERWDSMLPDGTINPGEMTSFNHYAFGAVADWLYRRLAGLGPDTPGYQRLRIAPVPISGLSSANARHETPYGPAEAGWQASDGQIRIHAVLPPNTTAVVELPGEDIIQVGSGRHEWSIPDRRAQEAPQ, from the coding sequence ATGGTGTCCACCCAGGTCAGCGATGTCCGAGTCGAGCGGCGTCGCGACCGTGCCGTTGCCGACACACCGGCACCCAGGCTGTCCTGGACGATCTCCACCACAATCTCGGGCTGGAACCAGACCGCTGCCGAGGTCCGCTTGGACGAAGAGCAGGTCGTTCGCCTGGAGGGCGACCAGTCGGTTTTCGTCGACTGGCCATTTCCGCCCCTGGCACCACACTCGCGGCATGTTCTCGAGGTCCGCGTGTTCGGCCCCGATGGCGACGTCTCCAGCTGGAGCAGCCCCGTGGAGATGCAGAGCGGGTTTCTGGCAGACGGCGCGTGGCAGGCGCAGTTCATCGAACTCGGCAACCACACCAGGCAGGCCCAGCCGGGTCTGCTGCGGACCGAGGTCCAGATCGCGAAGGAAGTCCGGGCGGCTACGCTCTACGCGACGGCTCACGGTCTCTACCAGGTGAGCATCAACGGCAGTGACGTCGACGACTCCGTCCTCAAGCCGGGCTGGACCAGCTACCAGTACCGGCTCGAGCATGAAGCCACCGACGTCACAGCGATGCTCACCACCGGCGGCAACGCCCTGGGCATCCGCCTTGCCGGCGGATGGTTCACCGAGGAGTACGGGTTCCACGGTCAGGCCCGCCGTGTCTACGGCGATCAGCCGGCGGCCGCCGCGCAGATCCACATCGCCTACACGGACGGGACTGAGGACCTCATCACCACCGGTGCGCACTGGCGGGGTGCTGCGCTCGGAAAGGTGGAGCGCAGCGGTATCTACCAGGGTGAGCGCATCGATGCCCGTCGTGCCCTCCCCGGATGGGATGAGCCAGGTTTCGAGGACAGCGACTGGTCGGCCGTCGCCGTCCGTGAGGTGGCGACCGTCCCGGAGGCCGCCGTGGCTGAGCCGGTACGCCGGACCCAGGAGCTGCCGGTGCGCGAGGTCATCACTACTCCGGCCGGGCGCACGGTCCTGGACTTCGGCCAGAACCTCGTCGGTTGGCTGCGACTGCGGGTTCGTGGACCTCGCGGCCAGGAGATCGTCGTCCGTCACGCTGAGGTGCTCGAGCACGGCGAACTCGGGGTTCGTCCGCTGCGCCATGCGCGGGCCACCGACGAGTTCGTGCTGTCCGGAGGCGAAGACCTGTTCGAACCAGAGTTCACCTTTCACGGCTTTCGCTACGCGGAGATCGACGGCTGGCCAGGTGAGTGTGACCCTGCGGCGGTCACCGCGGTCGTGGTCGGCAGCGATATGCGCCGCACCGGGTGGTTCGAGTGTTCCGAGCCGATGGTCAATCGCCTGCACGAGAATGTCGTGTGGGGCATGCGCGGCAACTTCTTGTCGATCCCGACCGACTGTCCGCAACGGGATGAGCGGATGGGCTGGACGGGGGACATCCAGGTGTTCAGCCCGACCGCGGCCACCCTTTTCGATGCGGACGCCTTCCTTGCCGCGTGGCTGAAGGACGTCGCGGCTGAGCAAGCAGCGGCCGGGGGTGTCTGTGGGTTCGTGGTGCCCCAGGTGCTACCGGACGGAGACCAGCCGGCAGCAGCCTGGGGTGACGCAGCCACGGTGGTGCCCACCGTCCTCTTTGAGCGCTTCGCCGATCGGCGTGCGCTGGCTGATCAGTATCCGAGCATGCGCGCCTGGGTCGACGTGCTGCTGGAGCTCGCCGGTGAAGAGAAACTCTGGGAAGGCATGTTCCAGTACGGCGACTGGCTGGACCCGGACGCCCCGGCGGACCGGCCCGGAGCGGCAAAGGTCGACAGCGACATCGTGGCCAGCGCCCACCTGGTCCGGTCGACGCGGCTAGTGGCTCGAGCAGCCGCTGAGCTGGGTCACGATCAGGACGCAGACCGGTACGGCGCGCTCGCTGAGGAAGCGCGAGGCGCCTGGGTGCGTGCGTACACGACGTCCGAGGGGAGGATCGTCTCCGACGCACAGACTGCCTATGCGATGGCGATCGCCTACGAACTGGTCGACGCTGAGCTGCGCACGGTGATGGGCCACCGGCTCGCGCAGCTCGTCCGTGAGTCCGGATATCGCATGGGGACCGGCTTCGTCGGGACGCCCATCATCGCCGACGCGCTGACGACCACCGGACATCCTGAAGTGGCCGGCGCTCTGCTCCTGCAGACCGACGTCCCGTCCTGGCTGTACGCGGTCACGATGGGTGCCACGACGATCTGGGAGCGCTGGGACTCGATGCTGCCGGACGGCACCATCAACCCCGGCGAGATGACCTCCTTCAACCACTATGCCTTCGGGGCTGTCGCCGACTGGCTCTATCGCCGACTGGCCGGTCTGGGCCCGGACACGCCCGGCTACCAGCGGTTGCGGATCGCGCCGGTCCCGATCAGCGGGTTGTCCTCTGCCAACGCACGGCACGAGACGCCTTACGGACCGGCTGAGGCCGGGTGGCAGGCCTCCGACGGCCAGATCCGCATCCATGCCGTCCTGCCACCGAACACCACAGCAGTGGTCGAGCTCCCTGGTGAGGACATCATCCAGGTTGGCTCAGGCAGGCACGAGTGGTCGATTCCGGACAGGCGGGCGCAGGAGGCGCCGCAGTAG
- a CDS encoding ABC transporter substrate-binding protein, whose product MAASMLLAACGGSDDGGGDGDTTVVTVWDRAGAEADVRAPFFEEWNETEGADLGIEVEYVPQAIDRYEELINQGFQTGRAPDIFHGPSSQIGAYVAAGWVAPLDGLIAEETLASAEQFLPDTSELVWGGQPYAIPTTTFSNRLMINRAVFEEAGLDPDDPPQTFSEVEEASQQIAENSGGEVYGTALPIAWVGFRDWFVDLHVMASNPDLTQNGLFNIATGEFESQQYQEVMEHYRTLLEEGWAFPGASTMDISGAVSAFAEGEVGMLMGSSGTTSAVHALNADIDLAAGPIPVADGTELVRSPMNAGFPYSISSTAEDQEAAATVLEVIAGTEMQSALAEGGVPPASQDAWEVAVEANPLLEEFTINETDEQWPKKPGGVIPVEGATATEAIEQILLEPSTDIATELDALQQRYQEAWDRGIEQELFDPEEFMR is encoded by the coding sequence GTGGCGGCATCGATGCTGCTGGCCGCCTGCGGTGGTAGCGACGACGGCGGAGGCGATGGCGATACGACCGTCGTCACCGTCTGGGACCGAGCGGGCGCGGAGGCCGATGTCCGCGCGCCGTTCTTCGAGGAATGGAACGAGACGGAGGGTGCCGATCTCGGCATCGAGGTCGAGTACGTCCCCCAGGCGATCGACCGGTACGAGGAACTGATCAATCAGGGCTTCCAGACTGGCCGGGCACCGGACATCTTTCACGGCCCGAGCTCACAGATCGGCGCCTATGTGGCCGCCGGCTGGGTCGCTCCCCTTGACGGCCTGATCGCTGAGGAAACCCTGGCCTCGGCCGAGCAGTTCCTGCCGGACACGAGTGAGCTGGTCTGGGGCGGCCAGCCGTATGCGATCCCGACCACCACGTTCTCGAACCGACTGATGATCAATCGTGCGGTGTTCGAGGAAGCGGGTCTCGATCCAGATGACCCGCCTCAGACGTTCTCCGAGGTGGAGGAGGCATCGCAGCAGATCGCGGAGAACAGCGGTGGCGAGGTGTACGGAACCGCCCTGCCGATTGCGTGGGTGGGCTTCCGGGACTGGTTCGTCGACCTGCACGTGATGGCATCCAACCCGGACCTGACACAGAATGGTCTGTTCAACATCGCCACCGGCGAGTTCGAGTCGCAGCAATACCAAGAGGTGATGGAGCACTACCGGACGCTCCTCGAGGAGGGTTGGGCGTTCCCGGGTGCCTCCACGATGGACATCTCCGGCGCAGTCTCCGCATTCGCCGAGGGTGAAGTCGGCATGCTGATGGGCAGTTCGGGCACGACGTCGGCAGTACACGCGCTGAATGCCGACATCGATCTCGCCGCCGGACCGATCCCGGTCGCCGACGGCACAGAACTGGTGCGTTCCCCGATGAACGCGGGCTTCCCGTACTCGATCTCCTCGACCGCCGAGGACCAGGAGGCCGCGGCCACGGTCCTCGAAGTGATCGCGGGTACCGAGATGCAGTCCGCGCTGGCCGAGGGCGGCGTGCCGCCAGCCAGTCAGGACGCCTGGGAGGTTGCGGTCGAAGCAAACCCGCTCCTCGAGGAGTTCACCATCAACGAGACCGACGAGCAGTGGCCGAAGAAGCCGGGCGGGGTCATTCCCGTCGAGGGTGCAACCGCGACGGAGGCCATCGAGCAAATTCTGCTGGAGCCGTCGACTGACATCGCCACCGAGCTCGACGCACTTCAGCAGCGCTACCAGGAAGCCTGGGACCGCGGGATCGAGCAGGAACTCTTCGACCCGGAAGAGTTCATGCGGTGA
- a CDS encoding LacI family DNA-binding transcriptional regulator, with the protein MAAAAGVSRAAVSKVIRNAYGVSPQMRDRVESAIAQLDYRPRIAARAMRGSTFTLGLEIPQIANDFHSVIAESATDVLAGTKYQLVIAPIRNPEEGDLAIQSLADRQVDGIVAIAPVVSTDWLDQLAARIPIVMIGHHDISARYDTIAGDDASGTDAVMSHLIDLGHRRIAFLDSTGMQYQPPGSSEMSPGRDPLAVRRRVYSERMHALGLPPQLVRTAGNMEEDARVAVADLLASEARPSAIFAGHDTLAIGALRAIAHAGLDAQDVSVAGFDDIPIASHPMISLTSVDQQGYAIGQEAIRLVLERIDGRTEPVRLQMPTELKVRRSTAPPRHP; encoded by the coding sequence GTGGCCGCGGCAGCGGGAGTCTCTCGTGCCGCCGTCTCGAAGGTCATTCGGAACGCCTATGGTGTCTCACCACAGATGCGAGATCGGGTCGAGTCGGCAATCGCGCAGCTGGACTACCGTCCGCGTATCGCCGCGCGGGCGATGCGCGGCTCCACGTTCACCCTGGGGTTGGAGATCCCGCAGATCGCCAACGACTTCCACTCGGTGATCGCGGAGAGCGCGACCGACGTGCTGGCCGGCACGAAGTACCAGCTGGTGATCGCGCCGATCCGCAACCCCGAGGAGGGTGACCTGGCCATCCAGAGCCTGGCTGACCGGCAGGTGGACGGCATCGTCGCGATCGCGCCGGTGGTGAGCACCGACTGGCTCGACCAGCTGGCCGCGCGCATTCCGATCGTGATGATCGGCCACCACGACATCTCAGCCCGCTACGACACCATCGCCGGTGACGATGCGAGCGGTACCGACGCGGTGATGTCCCACCTCATCGACCTCGGGCACCGGCGGATCGCCTTCCTGGACTCCACCGGGATGCAGTATCAACCGCCCGGGAGCTCGGAGATGTCCCCCGGCCGCGATCCGCTCGCGGTCCGGCGGCGCGTCTACTCCGAGCGCATGCACGCACTCGGCCTCCCTCCCCAGCTGGTCCGAACCGCAGGCAACATGGAGGAGGACGCGCGGGTCGCCGTCGCCGATCTCCTGGCGAGCGAAGCCCGTCCGAGCGCGATCTTCGCCGGGCACGACACCCTCGCCATCGGCGCGCTGCGCGCTATCGCCCACGCAGGTCTGGACGCCCAGGACGTGTCGGTTGCCGGGTTTGACGACATCCCGATCGCCAGCCACCCGATGATCTCCCTGACCAGCGTGGACCAACAGGGCTATGCCATCGGGCAGGAGGCGATCCGGCTCGTGCTGGAACGCATCGACGGACGCACCGAGCCGGTACGGCTGCAGATGCCCACTGAGCTCAAGGTCCGGCGCTCCACCGCGCCGCCCCGCCACCCCTGA
- a CDS encoding carbohydrate ABC transporter permease: protein MTSGPTSPIPTTNRDAAAGLTQDATPRRVLADKKSSRRRKLTRALLFAGLVLLAVVMMTPIAFSLLASVTPLEQLLSSSLQVIPETWQWSNYAEAWTRGNFGRYFVNSVIITAGVVLLDTVASSMTAYVLARRRMRGQRALEGLYMTTLFIGLTTAVLYPQYRIAQSLGLDNLMGMTLVELASVMVVHILLMKSYLQGQGEEIEDAARIDGCGFFGIYRRIVLPLMTPIIATTVILGFQASWNNYQVPLTFSLSAPELRTLVVGVNALQYDAVEGLANYNTVLAGANIALIPIIVVFVFLQRYFVRGWTEGAVKG from the coding sequence ATGACATCCGGACCGACCTCCCCGATCCCCACGACGAACAGGGACGCCGCGGCGGGCCTGACGCAGGACGCCACGCCGCGCCGAGTGCTCGCCGATAAGAAGAGCTCGCGGCGCCGGAAGCTCACCCGAGCACTGCTGTTCGCGGGCCTCGTGCTGCTCGCCGTGGTGATGATGACGCCGATCGCATTCTCGCTGCTGGCCTCGGTGACCCCCCTGGAGCAGCTGCTCAGCTCCAGCCTGCAGGTGATCCCGGAGACCTGGCAGTGGAGCAACTACGCCGAGGCCTGGACCCGAGGCAACTTTGGCCGGTACTTCGTCAACAGTGTGATCATCACTGCCGGAGTGGTCCTGCTGGACACGGTGGCATCGAGCATGACCGCCTATGTGCTGGCCCGGCGGCGGATGCGTGGTCAACGTGCACTCGAGGGCCTGTACATGACCACGCTGTTCATCGGCCTGACCACCGCGGTGCTCTACCCCCAGTACCGAATCGCGCAGTCCCTCGGCCTCGACAATCTGATGGGCATGACCCTGGTCGAGCTCGCCAGCGTGATGGTCGTGCACATCCTGCTGATGAAGAGCTACCTGCAGGGCCAGGGAGAGGAGATCGAGGATGCCGCCCGGATCGACGGCTGTGGCTTCTTCGGCATCTACCGCCGCATCGTGCTGCCCCTGATGACGCCGATCATCGCCACCACGGTGATCCTCGGCTTCCAGGCGTCTTGGAACAACTACCAGGTGCCCCTGACGTTCTCGCTGTCCGCGCCGGAGCTACGCACCCTGGTGGTCGGCGTCAACGCCCTGCAGTACGACGCCGTCGAAGGTCTGGCGAACTACAACACCGTCCTTGCCGGCGCGAACATCGCCCTGATCCCCATCATCGTGGTGTTCGTCTTCCTCCAGCGCTACTTCGTGCGGGGCTGGACCGAAGGGGCGGTGAAGGGCTGA
- a CDS encoding sulfatase family protein, whose translation MDSPANVLFVMTDQQRFDTIASLGNDRIRTPNIDRLVRRGVTFDNAYSTCPVCMPARYTIRSGCEPTRTGVFANTADPGTHEKVAKRCGPYLADRMQSFGYRTFGVGKFHTLPWDADEGFETQMHSEELYESADQRQRDAYASWLAEEHPEYAWIEALMGERTEMYYAPQMSPLPPSLTVEAWAADQAAELICQSDDRPYFGFVSFIGPHPPLAPPLPFNRMYDPDRMPVPVKGALENDHLDQQIPWMNHAVFAEDVPDSLARTLTARYYGEISYIDHCIGRILDAVESRADADNTLICFYADHGDHMGDHHAWQKESFFEASTRVPFLLSWPERLPHEQVREDLVCLTDLFGVATSAAGRSELRQGVDILGCLETGRPAREVLFGFHGEPGTRGFKAMVRQGDHKLIWMANGDSQLLFDLKADPDECHPLGVEHSATAARLYDLLVEQLRAEDLTDAFDGNSLRTVPYQIWPRERIYQFDRSRGVTGFPDDPSEVLQTVTEAGWA comes from the coding sequence ATGGACAGCCCAGCAAATGTGTTGTTCGTGATGACAGACCAGCAGCGTTTCGACACCATCGCCTCCCTGGGCAATGACCGCATCCGCACGCCGAACATCGATCGTCTGGTTCGACGGGGGGTGACCTTCGACAATGCGTACTCGACCTGCCCGGTGTGTATGCCCGCCCGCTACACCATCCGGTCGGGATGCGAACCCACCCGCACGGGCGTCTTCGCCAATACAGCGGACCCGGGTACACACGAGAAGGTCGCCAAGCGGTGCGGTCCGTATCTCGCCGATCGCATGCAGAGCTTCGGTTACCGGACTTTCGGAGTAGGCAAGTTCCATACGTTGCCCTGGGATGCCGACGAAGGGTTCGAGACCCAGATGCACAGCGAAGAGCTCTATGAGTCCGCCGATCAGCGCCAGCGTGACGCCTACGCCTCATGGCTCGCTGAGGAGCACCCGGAGTACGCGTGGATCGAGGCCCTGATGGGCGAACGTACGGAAATGTACTATGCGCCGCAGATGAGCCCCCTGCCCCCGTCGCTGACGGTTGAAGCGTGGGCAGCCGACCAGGCAGCAGAGCTGATCTGCCAGTCCGACGATCGGCCCTACTTCGGGTTCGTGTCATTTATCGGACCCCATCCGCCACTGGCGCCACCGCTACCGTTCAACCGCATGTACGACCCGGACCGCATGCCCGTCCCGGTCAAGGGCGCCCTCGAGAATGATCATCTGGACCAGCAGATCCCGTGGATGAACCACGCGGTGTTTGCTGAGGATGTACCCGACTCGCTCGCTCGGACACTGACCGCCCGGTACTACGGCGAGATCTCCTACATCGACCACTGCATCGGGAGAATACTCGATGCTGTCGAGTCCCGCGCAGACGCCGACAACACGCTGATCTGTTTCTACGCCGACCACGGCGATCACATGGGCGATCATCACGCCTGGCAGAAGGAGAGCTTCTTCGAAGCCTCCACCCGCGTCCCGTTCCTGCTGAGCTGGCCAGAGCGCCTTCCCCACGAACAGGTACGCGAGGATCTGGTCTGCCTCACCGACCTCTTTGGTGTCGCGACTTCCGCGGCCGGCCGGTCCGAGCTCCGGCAGGGGGTAGACATCCTCGGCTGCCTCGAGACCGGGCGACCGGCCCGAGAGGTGCTCTTCGGATTCCACGGAGAGCCGGGCACGCGCGGATTCAAGGCGATGGTGCGCCAAGGCGATCACAAGCTGATCTGGATGGCGAACGGGGACAGCCAGCTGCTCTTCGACCTCAAGGCCGATCCGGACGAGTGCCACCCGCTAGGGGTGGAGCACTCCGCGACAGCCGCTCGCCTGTACGACCTCTTGGTAGAACAGCTCAGAGCCGAGGACCTCACGGACGCGTTTGACGGCAACTCACTCCGCACCGTGCCGTACCAGATCTGGCCCAGGGAGCGGATCTACCAGTTCGATCGGTCCCGGGGCGTCACCGGTTTTCCTGACGATCCCTCGGAGGTTCTCCAGACCGTGACCGAGGCGGGCTGGGCATGA
- a CDS encoding carbohydrate ABC transporter permease, whose translation MKSKVDTLRTRGWRAREDLIGYLMLLPAFVPYLLFAIIPIGWLVYHSFFRWNGYTDPVFIGVDNFARVLRDDQWWGSVLTTLIYGGGRLLIEIPVGLGLAYIMFRGIRGAHALRTFYFLPHVLAPAIIGIIFSFFLAEVGGPLNQFLMGLGLTDNAINFLGDAQNALRSIIGVGSWANVGIIMLLFFAGLTQIPKEVMESAALEGAGEWKLFRHIVLPMLAPMTRIVILITIIGILRSFDIVKTLTDGGPAGATEVMFTHLYRFFFNPDTIPQIGYAAALGVVASVIIAIVALVHLRLSREGK comes from the coding sequence GTGAAGAGCAAGGTCGACACGCTACGCACTCGAGGGTGGCGCGCGCGGGAGGACCTGATCGGCTACCTGATGTTGCTCCCAGCCTTCGTGCCGTACCTGCTGTTCGCGATCATTCCCATCGGTTGGCTGGTGTACCACAGCTTCTTTCGCTGGAACGGATACACCGATCCGGTCTTCATCGGAGTCGACAACTTCGCCCGAGTGCTACGGGACGACCAGTGGTGGGGCTCGGTTCTGACGACGCTGATCTACGGCGGGGGCCGGCTGCTCATCGAGATCCCCGTGGGTCTGGGACTCGCCTACATCATGTTCCGCGGGATTCGTGGCGCCCATGCGCTGCGCACCTTCTACTTCCTGCCCCATGTGTTGGCCCCGGCGATCATCGGCATCATCTTCTCCTTCTTCCTTGCCGAAGTCGGCGGCCCGCTCAACCAGTTCCTGATGGGACTGGGGCTGACCGACAACGCGATCAACTTCCTAGGTGATGCGCAGAACGCCTTGCGCAGCATCATCGGCGTCGGGTCGTGGGCGAACGTCGGAATCATCATGCTGCTCTTCTTCGCTGGTCTGACGCAGATCCCCAAGGAGGTGATGGAGAGCGCCGCGCTCGAGGGCGCCGGGGAGTGGAAGCTGTTCCGGCACATCGTGCTTCCGATGCTCGCGCCGATGACCCGCATCGTCATCCTCATCACCATCATCGGCATCCTGCGCAGCTTCGACATCGTCAAGACCCTCACCGACGGCGGCCCCGCCGGCGCCACCGAGGTGATGTTCACGCATCTGTACCGCTTCTTCTTCAATCCCGACACCATCCCCCAGATCGGCTATGCGGCAGCTTTGGGGGTCGTGGCCAGCGTGATCATCGCGATCGTGGCCCTGGTGCACCTGCGGCTGTCACGGGAGGGCAAGTGA